The Achromobacter spanius genome includes the window ATGGGCAGCAAGGGCATCGTGGCCTCCACCGCCGCGCTGGCCGTGCTGTTGCAGCAGGGCATCGGCGACACCATCCGTATTTCGTTGACGCCGGAACCCGGCGGCGACCGCAGCCGCGAAGCGGTTGTGGCGCAAGAAATCCTGCAGACCATGGGCCTGCGCGCTTTCACCCCCATGGTGGTAGCGTGCCCCGGTTGCGGCCGCACCAGCAGCACGTTCTTCCAGGAACTGGCTGACAGCATCCAGTCCTACCTGCGTCGCCAGATGCCGGTCTGGAAGGCGCAGTACCCCGGCGTCGAAAGCATGAACGTCGCGGTCATGGGCTGTGTGGTCAATGGGCCGGGCGAAAGCCGCCATGCCGATATCGGTATCAGTCTGCCGGGAACGGGCGAAGTGCCCGCGGCGCCGGTATTCGTGGATGGCGAACGCACGGTCACGCTCAAGGGCGACCATATCGCCGAAGAGTTCCAGGCCATCGTCGAAGACTACGTGGCGCGCCGATACGGCGTGCTCGCCTCTCATTAAAAGAAAGGGTGTAGCCGCAAGCGCGCCGGCAGGTGCGCGGTGCGGCATGATCAAGATGACTCAAGCTTTCCAGAAAGTCGCCGCCATACGCGGCATGAATGACGTGTTGCCCGGGCCGAGCGCCCGCTGGGAACAATTCGAGGAAATCGTGCGCGGCTGGCTGCGCGGCTACGGCTATCGCAATGTGCGTACGCCCGTGCTTGAGCATACGCGCCTGTTCACGCGCGGCATCGGCGAAGTCACCGACATCGTCGAAAAAGAGATGTACACGTTCACCGATGCCTTGAACGGTGAATCGCTGACGATGCGCCCTGAAATGACGGCAGGCATCGTGCGCGCCTCCATCGAGCACAACATGCTCTATGACCGCCCGCAGCGCGTCTACTCGATTGGTCCGGTGTTTCGCCACGAACGCCCGCAGCGCGGCCGCTACCGCCAGTTTCATCAGATCGACGTGGAAGCCTTGGGCTTCGTCGGTCCCGATGTGGACGCCGAACTCATCGTCATGCTGGCCCGCCTGTGGAAGTTGCTGGGCTTGACGGATGTGCGCCTGGAGCTGAATTCCCTGGGGCAGCCCGCTGAACGCGCCGCGCACCGCGCCGCGCTGATCGAGCACCTGGAAAAGCACCGCGACATTCTCGACGAAGACGGCCAGCGCCGCTTGTACACGAACCCGTTGCGCGTGCTGGACACCAAGAACCCCGCCATGCAGGAAATGGCGAACAGCGCGCCGCGCCTGTTTGATTTCCTGGGCGATGAGTCCCGCGCGCACTTTGAAGGTGTGTGCCAGCGTCTGACCGAAGCCGGCATTGAATACAGCTTGAACCCGCGCCTGGTGCGCGGCCTGGACTACTACAACCTGACTGTGTTCGAGTGGGTTACCGATCGTCTGGGTTCGCAAGGTACGGTGTGCGGCGGCGGTCGCTACGACGGGCTGATCGAACTGCTTGGCGGCAAGCCCGCTCCGGCGGTCGGCTTCGCAATCGGCATGGAACGCCTGCTTGACCTTTGGGAACAAAGTGTCCAGCTCGACACCCCGGCGGAATGCGATGTCTACGTGGTGCACCAAGGCGAAGAAGCGCAGCGCCTGGCGGCGAGCGTCGGCGAAACCTTGCGTGATGCCGGCCTTTCGGTGATCGTGCATGCGGGTTCGGCCGGCTTCAAGTCCCAATTCAAGCGCGCGGATGCCAGCGGCGCCCGGGTTGCGGTTATTCTTGGCGCCGACGAAGTCACTTCGCAGACCGCCAGCGTCAAATATTTGCGTGCGGACGCCCAGGGCGACAACGCGCAGCAGCAGGTGCCGCTTGCGGACCTGGCTGCGGTACTGAACAACAAGGGTTAAGGCATGGCATACGATCTCGAAGAACAGGAAAAGCTGGACGCCATCAAGGCGTGGTGGGCGCGATACGGCACGCTGGTTGTGTCGCTGTTTGCCGCGGTGGCGCTGGCGTGGGGCGGATGGTGGGGCTGGAAGGCCTACGAGTCGCATCGCACCAACCAGGCCATGGGCTACTTCGAGGCGCTGGAAGACGCCGCCCGTCTGGGTGGCGCCGATTCGTCGGTACGCATCAAGGCCGCCGCCGCCACGCTGCGCGAACAGTACCCGGCCACTGGCTATGCCGCGCGCGGCGCGCTGGTCGCGGCGCAGGCGCTGCAAGCGCAGAAAGACGATGCCGGCGCACGTGAACAACTGGAATGGTTGGCCGCACAGGGCAAGAATCCGTCCATGCAAGCCGTTGCCCGGCTGCGCCTGGCCGGCATGCTGCTGGATCAAAAGCAGTTTGATGCCGCGCTGGCGCAATTGAACAATCCGCCGGCTGCGTTTGCCGCCTTGTTCGCGGATCGCCGTGGCGATGTCCTTGCCGCGCAGGGCAAGCGCGATGAGGCGCGTGCGGCGTGGCAAAGCGCCATCGATGGCCTGGGTACGGCTAACCCGCTGACCCAAGTCGTGCAACTGAAATTGGATGCCCTGAGCGGAGCGTGACTGTAATGCGTAAATTTGCACCTGGTCGTACGTGGCGTGGCGCCGTTTGCCTGGCAGGCTTGCTTGCATTGGGCGGTTGCGGCCTGTTTTCCCATGACGATGGCCGTTATGATCCCGCGCCGCTGACCGAATACAAGGCGGGAATGTCGGTGCGTCAGGTCTGGTCTACGTCGATCGGCAGCGGGTCCGGCCTGGGCTTCGCGCCCACGGTGCTGGGCTCCGCCGTCTACGCCGCCACGCCGGACGGTTCGGTCGGCAAGTTCGACCTGCAAAGCGGCCGTCCCTTGTGGAAGGCCAAGACCGATTCCAAGCTGTCGGCCGGCGCCGGCAGCGACGGCACTACTACCGCCGTCGCCTCGCCTGATGGCGAAGTCATCGCCTTCGACGACACTGGCAAGGTCAAGTGGAAGGTCCGCGCCACCAGCGACGTTACCGTCCCGCCGGTGGTGGGCTATGGCATCGTCGTGGTCCGTAGCGGCGACTACCGCATCCAGGCGTTCGATGCCAACAGCGGCGAACGAGTTTGGAACGTTCAGCGTCCCGGCCCGTCACTGGCCTTGCGCAGCGTGTCGCAGATGGTTCTGGCCGAAGGCCTGATCATCTCGGGGCTGCCTGGTGGCAAGCTGATGGCAATTGCGTCGGACAGCGGCAACGTGCAATGGGAAGGCACCGTGGCGACGCCGCGTGGCGCCAGCGACCTGGAACGCCTGACCGACGTTGTCGGCACGCCGCGCATCGCGGGAAATCTTCTTTGCGCGGTGGCCTATCAAGGGCGTATCGTCTGCTTTGATGTCACGGCTGGCGGCCGTCCGCTGTGGGCCAAGGATTTTTCCAGCGTCAGCGGCATGACGCTGGATGAGCGCTTTGCCTATGCGGCGGATCAAAATAGCGTCGTCAGCGCGTTTGCGCTTGATAATGGCGGCAATGTGTGGAAGCAGGCGGCCCTGAAGAACCGTCAACTGACCGCACCGGCCCTGCTGGGTGGCGCGTTGGCGGTTGGCGATCTGGAAGGCTATCTGCACTTTCTGTCGCGTAGTGACGGCAGCCTGATGGCGCGGCTGTCCGTGGGTGGAGGCGCCGTTGTTTCGCCGCCGCAAACCACCCCCCAAGGTGTGCTGGTCCAGACGGGCAATGGCAATCTCGTCCTGATCGGCGCCAATTAAAACCTATAGAACAAAGCCTTACACCGTGTCTTTCAAGCCTGTCGTTGCCCTGGTCGGTCGCCCCAATGTGGGGAAGTCGACCCTTTTCAACCGCCTGACGCGATCTCGCGCCGCGTTGGTGGCCGATTTTTCCGGCCTGACCCGCGATCGCCATTACGGTGAGGGCAGGGTAGGCGAGATCCCGTTCATCGCTATCGATACCGGTGGTTTCGAGCCTGTCGCCAAGGACGGTATCTTGCTGGAGATGGCTCGCCAGACCCGGCAGGCCATCGCCGAAGCCGACGTAGTGGTGTTTTTGGTCGACGCGCGCGCGGGCCTGAACGCCCACGATCACGAGATCGCCCAACTGCTGCGCAAGTCGGGCCAGCAGCGAGTTCTGCTGGCGGTGAACAAGGCTGAAGGCATGGGCTTGGGCCCCGCCATTTCCGAGTTCCATGAACTGGGTTTGGGCCAGCCCTATCCGATTTCGGCGGCGCACGGCGACGGCATCGTCGACCTGATCGAGCTTGCGCTTAAAGATCTGGCCGAGCCGCCCTCGGAAGAAGAACCTTTCGAAGAAGGCGAGGGCGAGCACGATCACCGCATCAAGCTGGCGATCGTGGGCCGTCCGAACGTGGGCAAGTCGACGCTCATCAACACGCTGATGGGCGAAGAGCGCGTGATTGCGTTCGACCTGCCCGGCACGACGCGCGACGCCATCGAAATTGATTTTGACCGTGATGGCCGCCGCTACACGCTGATCGACACCGCCGGCTTGCGCAAGCGCGGCAAGGTGTTCGAGGCTGTCGAGAAGTTCTCCGTCATCAAGACGCTGCAGGCCATCGAGGCCAGCAACGTCGTGCTGCTGATGCTGGACGCGCATACCGAGATCTCCGAGCAGGATGCCCACATTGCGGGTTTCGTGCTGGAAACGGGTCGCGCCGTGGTGGTTGCCATCAACAAATGGGATGGCCTGGACGGCGAGGAAAAGGAACGCATCGAACGCGAATTCCAGCGCAAGCTGCGTTTCCTGTCGTTCGCGCGCATGCACACGATTTCCGCGTTGCGCGGGCAGGGCATCAAGCCGCTGCTGAAGTCCATCAATTCGGCGCATGCCGCGGCGTTCGCCAAGTTGTCCACGCCGAAGCTGACGCGTGAACTGCAGGCCGCCATCGAGCAGCAACAGCCGCCGCGCAAGGGTATCTTCCGCCCCAAGATGCGGTATGCGCACCAAGGTGGCCAAAACCCGCCGCTGGTCGTTATCCACGGCAACGCGCTCGATGCCATCCCCGATTCGTATCGCCGCTATCTGGAAACGCGTTTCCGTAATGCGTTTGACCTGGCCGGTACGCCGCTGCGCATCGAATTCAAGTCGTCGCACAACCCCTACGCGCAGGAAAGCTGATCCATGAGCCGTTTCTGGAGTCCCGTGGTCGGGACGCTCAGTCCGTATGTTCCGGGCGAGCAGCCCAAGCTTCAGAACCTGGTCAAGCTGAACACCAACGAGCATCCTTATGGGCCGTCGCCCAGGGTGCTCGAGGCCATCCGCGCAGCCAGCGACGACACACTCAAGCTGTATCCGGACCCGTCGTCCGATCAACTGCGCCAAGCCATTGCGGCCGCGGTTGGCGTACAAGCCAGCCAGGTCTTCGTCGGCAACGGTTCCGACGAGGTGCTGGCGCACGCATTTCTTGCGCTGCTCAAGCACGACAAGCCGCTGCGCTTTCCGGACATCACTTACAGCTTTTATCCGGTCTATTGCGGCCTGTACGGCATCCAGTACGAAACGGTGCCGCTGGCGGCGGACTTCTCCATCAACGTTGATGACTACCTGCCGGACGCAAACGGGCAGGCTGGTGCCATCATCTTCCCGAATCCCAATGCGCCTACCGGCCGAGCGCTGAGCTTGGCCGACGTTGAGCATATCGTAGCGGCCAACCCGGACGCGGTCGTGGTGGTGGACGAAGCCTATGTGGACTTCGGTGCTGAATCCGCTGTGAGGCTGGTTGCGCGCTACGACAATCTGCTGGTGGTGCAGACGCTGTCCAAGTCGCGTTCGCTGGCGGGGTTGCGCGTGGGCTTCGCGGTGGGAAGCCCCGAGCTTATCGATGGACTCGAGCGCGTAAAGAACAGTTTCAACTCCTACCCCATCGATCGCCTGGCATCGGCCGGCGCAGTGGCGGCATTGGAAGATACAGAGTACTTTGAGCAGACGCGCCAAGCCGTGATCGAAACCCGGTCGCGGATGACGGGGGGGCTGGAGGCGTTGGGCTTTGAGGTGTTGCCGTCGGCGGCGAATTTCGTGTTTGCGCGCCATCCCTTGAAAGACGCTGCGAGTCTGGCCGCCGCCTTGCGCGAACGCAGCATCATCGTGCGTCATTTCCGTCATGCGCGCATTGACCAGTTTCTTCGCATTACCGTGGGCACCGACGAGCAAGTAAACCTGCTTCTGAAAGCGCTGGCGGAGGTCCTGCAAACGTGATTTTCAGAGCCATTTCAGCTTGAAATCTCTGGTGTCACTTTTGCTTCCGGGTCAAGTAGCACGGGCCGGGAAAACCCTGTAGAGTACGTGCTTCGATGTGCTCCACCAGTACAAGAAAGCACATCATCATTCAATAACAAACAAATGGAGCCTGGCCAATGAGCAATAAAGGGCAAACTTTGCAAGATCCGTTCCTGAACACGCTGCGCAAGGATCATGTGCCCGTGTCGATTTACTTGGTGAACGGTATCAAGCTTCAAGGGCAAATCGAATCTTTTGATCAGTACGTGGTGCTGCTGCGTAATACGGTCACGCAAATGGTTTACAAGCACGCCATTTCAACCGTTGTTCCCGCGCGCGCCGTAAATTTCCAGGTGGAAGTCCCTGCTGAATAGTCTCGCTCCAGCTTTACCTTTTTTTGCCCGCCGGACGGTTCTCGTCGGCGGGCATTTTCGCTTTGGCTCCAATATGGTGCATGTATGCGCGCTCTGATTATCAGCGTCGACCTGGGTGATCCGGACTTCGCTGCCCACGCCGAAGAATTCGCTATGCTGGCCAAGGGGGCGGGCGCTGAAGTCGTCGGCACCCTGACTGCTCGGCGCGACCGGCCCGACGCCAAGTTCTTCATCGGCTCGGGCAAGGCGGATGAGGCCGTCGGAATGGCGCAGGCCCTGTTGGCCGACATTGTTCTGTTTGATCAACCGTTGTCACCCGCCCAGCAACGCAACCTTGAACGCGCCTTTAATCTGCGCGTGGTGGACCGCGTTGCGCTGATCCTGGATATCTTCGCCTTGCGTGCGAAAAGCCACGAAGGAAAATTGCAGGTCGAGCTGGCGCAGTTGCAGCATTTGGCCACGCGCCTGACGCGCATGTGGAGCCACCTGGAGCGTCAGCGCGGAGGTATCGGGATGCGCGGCCCTGGTGAATCGCAGCTTGAAATGGACCGCCGCATGATCGGCGCCAAGGTCAAGACGCTGCGTGAACGGCTGGACCGCGTTGAGCGCCAGCGTGTGACCCAGCGTCGTGCTCGGGCGCGAGGCGGCGCCTTGTCGGTGTCGCTGGTGGGTTACACCAACGCCGGAAAGTCCACGCTGTTCAATGCGCTAACGCGCGCGGACAGCTATGCCGCCGACCAGCTCTTCGCAACGCTCGATACCACCACCCGCCGCATCTGGATCGAAGGCGCCGGTTCTGTCGTAGTGTCGGACACGGTGGGCTTCATTCGTGACCTGCCTCACGGCCTGATTGCCGCGTTCCGCGCAACGCTGGAAGAAACCGTGCATGCGGATTTGCTGCTGCACGTGGTTGATGCGGCCAGCCCCCAGCGCGACGAGCAGATTTTTGAAGTGAACAAGGTACTTGCCGAAATCGGCGCGTCCGCCATTCCGACCATCCTGGTATACAACAAGATTGACCGGGCCGGACTGGAACCCCGGGTGGAACGCGATGCACATGGTACGATTGCGCGAGTATTTGTAAGCGCCACCGAGCGCGCCGGTCTGGATGCGTTGCGCGGGGCAATTGCGGAGACCGGACAGATTGTGGGAAACAATGCCGCGAATTATCAAACTCTTCAATCTGAATGACCCCGGTTGGGGTCGTGGGAATAACAATGGCTCCGAGCCGCCGCCGAAGCGGCCTCAAGGCAATGGAGACGGCCCACCTGACCTGGACGAAGTCTGGCGCGATTTCAACAATCGCATCGGCTCGTTGTTTGGTCGCAAGGGCGGTGGCGGTGGCAATAACCGCCCCAGCAACCGAGGCGGCATGACGCCGCCTTCCCCGCGTGGTGCGCGCATTGGCCTGGGCGTCATTGCCCTGGTCGCGGCGGGCATCTGGCTGGCCAGCGGTTTCTACATCGTGCAAGAAGGCCAGGTCGCGGTTGTGACCCAATTCGGCAAGTACAAGAGCACCTCGCAAGCCGGCTTCCAGTGGCGCTTACCGTATCCCATTCAAAGCCAGGAAATCGTCAACGTGTCGCAATTGCGCACGTTCGAAGTCGGTTTCCGCGGGGGTTCGCGCAACAAGGTTCTGCCTGAAGCGCTGATGCTCACGACGGACGAGAACATCGTCGACATGCAGTTCGTCGTGCAATACCGCCTGCGCGCCGATGGCGCTCCTGACTATCTGTTCGAGACTCGCGACCCAGACGAATCCGTTCGCCAGGCTTCTGAAACGGCCATGCGCGAAGTCGTGGGCAAACAGACGATGGACTTCGTCCTGTACGAAGGCCGTACTCAGGTGGCCACGCAAGTCCAGGAGTTGATGCAGCAGATCCTGGACCGCTACCAAAGCGGCGTGCAGGTCAGCACCGTCGCCATTCAAAACGTGCAGCCGCCCGAGCAGGTGCAAGCCGCCTTCGATGACGCCGTCAAGGCCGGCCAAGACCGCGAGCGCCAGATCAACGAAGGTCAGGCCTATGCCAACCAGGTCGTGCCGCTGGCCAGTGGCCAGGCTTCGCGCATGACTGAGCAGGCCGAAGGCTACAAGGCCAAGGTCGTGGGCGATGCGCAGGGTAATACCTCGCGCTTCACCAGCATCCTGGGCGAATACGAAAAGGCGCCGCAAGTCATGCGCCAGCGCATGTACCTGGAAAGCATGCAGGACATCTTCACGCGCGCCAGCAAGGTCATGGTCGACACCAAGAGCAACAACAACATGTTGTATTTGCCCCTGGACAAGATCATGAATCTGGCTGCTCAAGACGGCGGCAAGTCCACCGTCGGCAACCCGGGTTCGCCTGCGTTGATCAGCCCGCCGATTCAACCGCCGTTGCGTAGCAACGTGGTCCCGGTGCCCCAATCTTCCGGCAGCAGCAATAGCAACACGCTGCCTCGCGACCGCGCGTCGCGCTAACCCGGAGGAATTCTGATCATGCAACGTTTTATGCCCATCCTGGTCGGCCTGCTTATCGTGCTGGCTGCCCTGTCGTCCTGCGTCTTCGTCGTGCGCGAGCGCGACTACGCCCTGGTGTTCTCGCTGGGTGAAGTGCGCAAGACCATTAGTGAACCCGGCCTGTACTTCAAGGCGCCGCCGCCGTTTCAGAACGTGGTGACGCTCGACAAGCGCATTCTGACCATCGAAACCAACGAAGCCGAACGTATCCAGACTTCCGAAAAGAAGAACCTGCTGATCGACTCCTACGTGAAGTGGCGTATTGCGGACCCCCGTCAATACTACGTTTCGACGGGCGGCAATGAGCGCGTCGCGCAAGAGCGCCTGCAAGCGCTGATCCGCGACGCCTTGAACGCCTCGGTCAACGTGCGCACGGTGCGCGACGTGGTCTCGACCGAGCGCGACAAGATCATGTCCGAGATTCTGGCCAACGTGGCCAAGCGCGCCGAGCCCTTGGGCGTGCAAATCGTCGACGTGCGCTTGCGCCGCATCGAGTTCGCGCCGGAAATTTCGGAATCGGTGTACCGCC containing:
- the hisS gene encoding histidine--tRNA ligase, with amino-acid sequence MTQAFQKVAAIRGMNDVLPGPSARWEQFEEIVRGWLRGYGYRNVRTPVLEHTRLFTRGIGEVTDIVEKEMYTFTDALNGESLTMRPEMTAGIVRASIEHNMLYDRPQRVYSIGPVFRHERPQRGRYRQFHQIDVEALGFVGPDVDAELIVMLARLWKLLGLTDVRLELNSLGQPAERAAHRAALIEHLEKHRDILDEDGQRRLYTNPLRVLDTKNPAMQEMANSAPRLFDFLGDESRAHFEGVCQRLTEAGIEYSLNPRLVRGLDYYNLTVFEWVTDRLGSQGTVCGGGRYDGLIELLGGKPAPAVGFAIGMERLLDLWEQSVQLDTPAECDVYVVHQGEEAQRLAASVGETLRDAGLSVIVHAGSAGFKSQFKRADASGARVAVILGADEVTSQTASVKYLRADAQGDNAQQQVPLADLAAVLNNKG
- a CDS encoding YfgM family protein; the encoded protein is MAYDLEEQEKLDAIKAWWARYGTLVVSLFAAVALAWGGWWGWKAYESHRTNQAMGYFEALEDAARLGGADSSVRIKAAAATLREQYPATGYAARGALVAAQALQAQKDDAGAREQLEWLAAQGKNPSMQAVARLRLAGMLLDQKQFDAALAQLNNPPAAFAALFADRRGDVLAAQGKRDEARAAWQSAIDGLGTANPLTQVVQLKLDALSGA
- the bamB gene encoding outer membrane protein assembly factor BamB — translated: MRKFAPGRTWRGAVCLAGLLALGGCGLFSHDDGRYDPAPLTEYKAGMSVRQVWSTSIGSGSGLGFAPTVLGSAVYAATPDGSVGKFDLQSGRPLWKAKTDSKLSAGAGSDGTTTAVASPDGEVIAFDDTGKVKWKVRATSDVTVPPVVGYGIVVVRSGDYRIQAFDANSGERVWNVQRPGPSLALRSVSQMVLAEGLIISGLPGGKLMAIASDSGNVQWEGTVATPRGASDLERLTDVVGTPRIAGNLLCAVAYQGRIVCFDVTAGGRPLWAKDFSSVSGMTLDERFAYAADQNSVVSAFALDNGGNVWKQAALKNRQLTAPALLGGALAVGDLEGYLHFLSRSDGSLMARLSVGGGAVVSPPQTTPQGVLVQTGNGNLVLIGAN
- the der gene encoding ribosome biogenesis GTPase Der → MSFKPVVALVGRPNVGKSTLFNRLTRSRAALVADFSGLTRDRHYGEGRVGEIPFIAIDTGGFEPVAKDGILLEMARQTRQAIAEADVVVFLVDARAGLNAHDHEIAQLLRKSGQQRVLLAVNKAEGMGLGPAISEFHELGLGQPYPISAAHGDGIVDLIELALKDLAEPPSEEEPFEEGEGEHDHRIKLAIVGRPNVGKSTLINTLMGEERVIAFDLPGTTRDAIEIDFDRDGRRYTLIDTAGLRKRGKVFEAVEKFSVIKTLQAIEASNVVLLMLDAHTEISEQDAHIAGFVLETGRAVVVAINKWDGLDGEEKERIEREFQRKLRFLSFARMHTISALRGQGIKPLLKSINSAHAAAFAKLSTPKLTRELQAAIEQQQPPRKGIFRPKMRYAHQGGQNPPLVVIHGNALDAIPDSYRRYLETRFRNAFDLAGTPLRIEFKSSHNPYAQES
- the hisC gene encoding histidinol-phosphate transaminase, translated to MSRFWSPVVGTLSPYVPGEQPKLQNLVKLNTNEHPYGPSPRVLEAIRAASDDTLKLYPDPSSDQLRQAIAAAVGVQASQVFVGNGSDEVLAHAFLALLKHDKPLRFPDITYSFYPVYCGLYGIQYETVPLAADFSINVDDYLPDANGQAGAIIFPNPNAPTGRALSLADVEHIVAANPDAVVVVDEAYVDFGAESAVRLVARYDNLLVVQTLSKSRSLAGLRVGFAVGSPELIDGLERVKNSFNSYPIDRLASAGAVAALEDTEYFEQTRQAVIETRSRMTGGLEALGFEVLPSAANFVFARHPLKDAASLAAALRERSIIVRHFRHARIDQFLRITVGTDEQVNLLLKALAEVLQT
- the hfq gene encoding RNA chaperone Hfq → MSNKGQTLQDPFLNTLRKDHVPVSIYLVNGIKLQGQIESFDQYVVLLRNTVTQMVYKHAISTVVPARAVNFQVEVPAE
- the hflX gene encoding GTPase HflX, encoding MRALIISVDLGDPDFAAHAEEFAMLAKGAGAEVVGTLTARRDRPDAKFFIGSGKADEAVGMAQALLADIVLFDQPLSPAQQRNLERAFNLRVVDRVALILDIFALRAKSHEGKLQVELAQLQHLATRLTRMWSHLERQRGGIGMRGPGESQLEMDRRMIGAKVKTLRERLDRVERQRVTQRRARARGGALSVSLVGYTNAGKSTLFNALTRADSYAADQLFATLDTTTRRIWIEGAGSVVVSDTVGFIRDLPHGLIAAFRATLEETVHADLLLHVVDAASPQRDEQIFEVNKVLAEIGASAIPTILVYNKIDRAGLEPRVERDAHGTIARVFVSATERAGLDALRGAIAETGQIVGNNAANYQTLQSE
- the hflK gene encoding FtsH protease activity modulator HflK, with product MPRIIKLFNLNDPGWGRGNNNGSEPPPKRPQGNGDGPPDLDEVWRDFNNRIGSLFGRKGGGGGNNRPSNRGGMTPPSPRGARIGLGVIALVAAGIWLASGFYIVQEGQVAVVTQFGKYKSTSQAGFQWRLPYPIQSQEIVNVSQLRTFEVGFRGGSRNKVLPEALMLTTDENIVDMQFVVQYRLRADGAPDYLFETRDPDESVRQASETAMREVVGKQTMDFVLYEGRTQVATQVQELMQQILDRYQSGVQVSTVAIQNVQPPEQVQAAFDDAVKAGQDRERQINEGQAYANQVVPLASGQASRMTEQAEGYKAKVVGDAQGNTSRFTSILGEYEKAPQVMRQRMYLESMQDIFTRASKVMVDTKSNNNMLYLPLDKIMNLAAQDGGKSTVGNPGSPALISPPIQPPLRSNVVPVPQSSGSSNSNTLPRDRASR
- the hflC gene encoding protease modulator HflC; its protein translation is MQRFMPILVGLLIVLAALSSCVFVVRERDYALVFSLGEVRKTISEPGLYFKAPPPFQNVVTLDKRILTIETNEAERIQTSEKKNLLIDSYVKWRIADPRQYYVSTGGNERVAQERLQALIRDALNASVNVRTVRDVVSTERDKIMSEILANVAKRAEPLGVQIVDVRLRRIEFAPEISESVYRRMEAERTRVANELRSIGAAEGEKIRAEADRQREVIVAQAYAKAQGIMGEGDAAAASIYAQAYGKNPQFYTYYKSLEAYRASFSKPGDVLVVDPSSSFFQFMKDPAGDALAPVTVPAK